The Gemmatimonadaceae bacterium region GGAAAACCAAAGATGGTCGCGATGGTCGCTTGTATGAGGAAGATTCTGATCACCCTAAATGCAATGTTAAAAGCAAAAACGCGGTGGCAGGCTCAAACCACACCGGCCACCGCTTGACTTCTAACACAACTGCTTCGTGGCGAGTGCAGAGACATGGCAAAGGACAAGTACTTTCTCAGGTGAAATCGGACCGGCTAGTACTTACTTCCGCAAATGAGAGTAACGTTTTTGCAGGCTGACTGCATGCACGACCTCCTTGCGCCACTCGAAGGGCGCGGCCTTGGGATTGTAGACCTTAATGTACGCGTCGATGGCGTCGCGCACGTTCCAGGGGCTGGTGAAGCTGGCATCACGCAGCGCCGCGCGGTAGAGCAGGCTGAACCAGACTTCGACCTGGTTGAGCCAGCTGGCGTGGGTCGGCGTGTAGTGGAAGTGAATGTTCGGCCGGCGGGCCAGCCACCGGTCGTGTTTCGGTTTATGCGTGTTCAGGTTGTCGAGGACAATATGGAGCTCGGTGTCGGGCGGGTAGTCCGCAGCGACCTCGTTCATGAACTGCAGAAATTCGCGGCGGCGGCGGCGCCAGTAGTGTCCGGCTTTCACCTGGCCGGTGGCGACGTTGAGGGCGGCGAAGAGCGTGGTCGTCCCGTGGCGCGTGTAATCGTGGGCATATCCCGAGATGGCGCGCCCGTTGGGCAGTCGCAGATAGCCTTGCGCACGTTCCAGCGCCTGGATGTGCGGCTTCTCATCGACCGACAACACGATGGCGTTCGCCGGCGGATGGAGATAGAGCCCGATGATGTTCGCGGCCTTCGGCACGAACTCCGGGTCCGTACTCACGCACCAGCTGCGCCGGCGTTCCAACTGGATCTGCTGCTGCCGCAGCACACGCCAGACTTGCGAGGGCGACACGTCGCCCAGCTTCTCCGCCACGAGGCGGCCATTCCATCGCGCGTACCCACGGGGCGGCGCCTCGTCGAGCAGCGCCAGAATACGATCCTCGGTCACCGGCCCGTAGCGCACCGGCGCGCCTGGGCGCGCCTCATCCTCCAGTCCGCTCACGCGGTGCGCCGCGAAGCGCGTCCGCCACTTACTTACCGTCGCCGGGCGCACTCCAAACGCTCGCGCGATCTGCGTCGTCCCCTCGCCGCGCGCGGCAGCCAGGACGAACTGGGCACGTTGCGCGTACCGCTGCTCCGTCGACCCCGACCGTGTCCAACCCTCCAGCGTCCGGCGCTCATCGTCCGTCAACTCGATTGCAGTGGCTCCCATGGTGATGCCTCCAATTGGAGTCTCCAACCCATGGACGACAATGTACAACCTATCGCTTATTTATGGAAGTAGGTACTAGCCTGTCTCCCACCCTGTGAACCGACTGCCGAGCTAAACTGACCCCACTACCCAGACGCTCTCTCAGACGCTCTCTCAGACGCTCCAGCGCGGATCGGGCGAAGGCAGCGTATCCCACTCCTTTTTCGCCGCGTCCATTCCCGGGCTTCCGAGCAGCGCATAGGCGAACTGCTTGCCCAGCTCGACGCCAGGCTGATTGAACGCATCAACGCCGTAAAGCTGCCCCGCATACGCCGTTGCCAGCTCGAGCAGCATCACCAGGCCACCCACATGCCACTCGTCCACGCGCTCGAGATGGATGGTGAGATTTGGCCGTCCGCGCTTCGCCAATGCCCCAGCCGTCGCGCGCTGTTCGATGCCGATCAGCTCGGCCAGCGTATGTCCGCCCAGATATCCCAGCTCCTTCACCTCTGCGAATGCGTGCGGAATCGTGAGATCGGTCCCCCGCTCATCAACGGCGACGAAGGTCACGACCTTGTTCGTCGGACCCTCCATGAACAGCTGGACCTGGCTGTGCTGATCGGTAGCGCCGAGGGCGGCGAGCGGCGTCTGGCCAACGGACGACCCATCCGGCTTGTGCTTTCCCAGACTTTCCGCCCAGAGCTGCACGAACCACGCGGCGAAATCGCGCATGGGGTCGGAGTATGGCATGAAGACGTTGATCGTCCGGCCGTGGCGCGTGTCAGCGAGCCACTGCAGCGTCCCGTACGCTCCGGCGGGATTGTCCGGCAGCCGGTCGGTGTCGCACCGCTCCGCCATCTCCGCGGCCCCTTCCAGCATTCGTGCAACATCTATCCCGATCAACGCCGCGGGCAGCGTGCCGACCGGAGTGAGCAGGCTGAATCTTCCGCCAACGCTCGGCGGAATGTCGAGCGCCGGAATGCCGGAGCTCTGGGCCAGCGGTCGAAGCGCTCCCTGCGCCGGGTCGGTCACGAACACGATGTGGCTCTTCGGCGCCTGACCCATCCGCGTCAGCGCTTCGTGCACGATCAGAAACTGCGACATCGTCTCGGCCGTTCCGCCGGACTTGGATGTGACTATGAACAGAGTGCGCGGAAGCTTCACTCGCGTGAGCAGCGCGGCGATGGTCTCGGGGTCCACGTTGTCGAGCACGTGGAGCCGGGGGCAGCCGCCGCGGGCTTCATCCGACAGCATGTTCCACCCGCTCGGTCGAAGGGCCGTACGCAGCGCGATCGGACCGAGCGCGGATCCGCCGATACCGAGTACGACGACATCGTCGTAGCGCCCCTTCGCACGGGCCGCGAATCCGGTGGCCTGGTCTCGCAGCGAATCGTCGCGCACGATGTCGGCGAATCCGACCGTGCCCCCTTTGCGCAGTCCGGTAAACCCGGCGTGCGCTGCCTTGAACTGCTCCGCGGCCGAGCTCCATTCGGACTCGGTGATCCCTCCGACGGAATCACCGATCATGTTCGAGTAATCAATGCGGATCGTCATTGCATTCGCCTCAGTCTATCCGGACGGTGAGGCCATCGAACGCAGGCATGACGCCGCGTGGAAGCTCGGCCTCGAGATCCGCATGAAAATTGTCGTGCGTCAGATGCGTCAGATACGTCCGCTCCGCTCCCACCGCCTGTGCGACGCGAATCGCTTCCGGAATGCTCAGGTGCGTCGGATGGAATGTGCGGAAGAGCGCGTTGATGACGAGAACGCTCGCACCGCTCAGTGCGGCGATGACGTCATCGGAGATCATCTTGGCGTCGGTCACATACGCGAGCGGACCGATACGATATCCGAAGACGGACACCGGTCCGTGCGGAACGGCGACCGGAATGACCTCGACCCCGGCGATTTGCACAGCTTCCCTGTCGCGAAGGGGAATGGCGCGCCCCTCCGGCTTTGTCGTTCCAGGCAGGGCACGGATTCTGTCGTCGAAGATGTACCGA contains the following coding sequences:
- a CDS encoding IS630 family transposase, whose amino-acid sequence is MGATAIELTDDERRTLEGWTRSGSTEQRYAQRAQFVLAAARGEGTTQIARAFGVRPATVSKWRTRFAAHRVSGLEDEARPGAPVRYGPVTEDRILALLDEAPPRGYARWNGRLVAEKLGDVSPSQVWRVLRQQQIQLERRRSWCVSTDPEFVPKAANIIGLYLHPPANAIVLSVDEKPHIQALERAQGYLRLPNGRAISGYAHDYTRHGTTTLFAALNVATGQVKAGHYWRRRRREFLQFMNEVAADYPPDTELHIVLDNLNTHKPKHDRWLARRPNIHFHYTPTHASWLNQVEVWFSLLYRAALRDASFTSPWNVRDAIDAYIKVYNPKAAPFEWRKEVVHAVSLQKRYSHLRK
- a CDS encoding glucose-6-phosphate isomerase; translated protein: MTIRIDYSNMIGDSVGGITESEWSSAAEQFKAAHAGFTGLRKGGTVGFADIVRDDSLRDQATGFAARAKGRYDDVVVLGIGGSALGPIALRTALRPSGWNMLSDEARGGCPRLHVLDNVDPETIAALLTRVKLPRTLFIVTSKSGGTAETMSQFLIVHEALTRMGQAPKSHIVFVTDPAQGALRPLAQSSGIPALDIPPSVGGRFSLLTPVGTLPAALIGIDVARMLEGAAEMAERCDTDRLPDNPAGAYGTLQWLADTRHGRTINVFMPYSDPMRDFAAWFVQLWAESLGKHKPDGSSVGQTPLAALGATDQHSQVQLFMEGPTNKVVTFVAVDERGTDLTIPHAFAEVKELGYLGGHTLAELIGIEQRATAGALAKRGRPNLTIHLERVDEWHVGGLVMLLELATAYAGQLYGVDAFNQPGVELGKQFAYALLGSPGMDAAKKEWDTLPSPDPRWSV
- a CDS encoding MBL fold metallo-hydrolase, with amino-acid sequence MKLTFLGTGTSFGVPQVGCGCAVCHSPDPRDKRSRVGALVETEEGVRLLIDTPPELRLQLIAAGIDRVDAVLFTHDHADHTHGLDDVRALSVRREAPLEMYGPADSLERLAKRFRYIFDDRIRALPGTTKPEGRAIPLRDREAVQIAGVEVIPVAVPHGPVSVFGYRIGPLAYVTDAKMISDDVIAALSGASVLVINALFRTFHPTHLSIPEAIRVAQAVGAERTYLTHLTHDNFHADLEAELPRGVMPAFDGLTVRID